The proteins below come from a single Myxosarcina sp. GI1 genomic window:
- a CDS encoding bifunctional 2-polyprenyl-6-hydroxyphenol methylase/3-demethylubiquinol 3-O-methyltransferase UbiG: protein MSDRNIGRVQELAQKYYARQDATGWFEELYSLAEGDIGAIPWAKLTVNPHLADWLEQNRIKGQGRTALVIGCGLGDDAEALANFDFEVTAFDVSHSAIAWCNRRFPNSSVNYLRDDLLQPQVLVGKKFDFVLEAYTIQALPADIRIQAIANIPRFLAPDGKLLVICRGREIDEPANELPYPLTKTELAYFEELGLQQVSFEECGDSQVRRFRIVYTK, encoded by the coding sequence ATGAGCGATCGCAATATCGGTAGAGTTCAAGAGTTGGCTCAAAAATATTACGCTCGTCAGGATGCAACGGGCTGGTTTGAAGAACTGTATTCTTTAGCCGAGGGAGATATTGGGGCAATTCCCTGGGCAAAATTGACGGTAAATCCTCATTTAGCCGACTGGCTCGAACAGAATAGAATTAAAGGCCAAGGAAGAACTGCTTTGGTAATTGGCTGTGGTTTGGGTGACGATGCCGAAGCTTTAGCTAACTTCGACTTTGAAGTAACGGCATTTGACGTTTCTCATAGCGCGATCGCCTGGTGCAATCGTCGCTTTCCCAATTCATCGGTAAACTATCTCAGAGACGATTTGCTACAGCCACAAGTTTTAGTTGGTAAAAAATTTGATTTTGTTTTAGAAGCTTACACCATTCAAGCTTTACCCGCCGATATTAGAATTCAGGCGATCGCTAATATCCCTCGCTTTCTCGCTCCAGATGGTAAATTATTAGTCATTTGTCGTGGTAGAGAAATCGACGAACCAGCCAATGAACTACCCTATCCACTAACTAAAACCGAACTGGCTTATTTTGAAGAGTTGGGTTTGCAGCAGGTTAGTTTTGAAGAGTGTGGTGACTCTCAAGTCAGAAGGTTTCGCATTGTTTATACGAAGTAA
- a CDS encoding calcium-binding protein: MVTTIGDNRNNKIIGTKKEDLLRGGDGDDFLKGLKGNDTLIGDRGSDRKFGGKGNDLFVWNNGDGSDINEGGKDYDISRINGADAGDEFELEAKGHQALFQRINLVPFSVDANNVEKFELNGLGGDDTITVKDLSGTDVKQVYIAGGEGNDWLDARYTAVNIKAYGGEGYDTIYGGKGNDWIDGGKGNDWIDGGKGYDKFLIASGNGYDQIKDFEVDKDYISLGGGLSYKDIELTQKYSGTVISADDEKLAFLSSVNADHLSADNFGVIFNSQL, encoded by the coding sequence ATGGTTACAACAATAGGCGACAATCGCAATAATAAAATTATTGGAACTAAAAAAGAAGATCTACTTCGTGGTGGTGACGGTGACGATTTTCTTAAAGGTTTAAAAGGAAACGACACTCTAATTGGCGATCGAGGAAGTGATCGTAAATTTGGTGGTAAAGGAAACGATCTCTTTGTTTGGAATAATGGTGATGGTAGCGATATTAATGAAGGTGGTAAAGATTACGATATTTCCCGAATAAATGGTGCGGATGCAGGAGATGAATTTGAGTTAGAAGCTAAGGGACATCAAGCCTTATTTCAAAGAATAAACTTGGTACCTTTTAGTGTAGATGCCAATAACGTCGAAAAGTTTGAACTCAATGGTCTTGGCGGAGACGATACTATCACGGTAAAAGACCTGTCTGGTACTGATGTGAAACAAGTTTACATCGCAGGTGGAGAAGGCAATGACTGGCTCGATGCTAGATACACTGCTGTCAATATTAAGGCTTATGGCGGCGAAGGATACGATACCATCTACGGTGGTAAAGGAAACGACTGGATTGATGGCGGTAAAGGCAACGATTGGATTGATGGCGGTAAAGGTTACGATAAATTTCTAATCGCATCAGGAAATGGTTATGACCAAATTAAAGACTTTGAGGTTGACAAAGATTACATTAGTCTGGGTGGAGGTTTGAGTTACAAAGACATCGAACTAACTCAAAAATATAGCGGTACAGTAATCAGTGCAGACGATGAAAAATTAGCTTTTTTATCTAGCGTAAACGCCGACCATCTTAGTGCCGATAATTTTGGAGTTATTTTTAACTCGCAACTATAG
- a CDS encoding NAD(P)H-quinone oxidoreductase subunit 5 — translation MEPLYQYAWLIPVLPLLGAMLVGIGLISFNKATNNLRQIVAVFIVSILGAAMVLSFALLWSQIHGHEVYTRTIEWAAAGDFHLSMGYTIDHLTTVMLAIVTTVAFLVMIYTDGYMAHDDGYVRFYAYLSIFSSSMLGLVISPNLVQIYIFWELVGMCSYLLIGFWYDRKAAADACQKAFVTNRVGDFGLLLGMLGLYWATGSFEFEVMGDRLSELVASGALSAGLATLFAILVFLGPVAKSAQFPLHVWLPDAMEGPTPISALIHAATMVAAGVFLIARMYPVFENVPLAMTTIAWTGAFTAFLGASIAMTQNDIKKGLAYSTISQLGYMVMAMGIGSYTAGLFHLMTHAYFKAMLFLCSGSVIHGMEDVVGHNPDLAQDMRMMGGLRKYMPITAGTFFVGNLAICGIPPFAGFWSKDEILGQAFEANPALWFIGWATAGITAFYMFRMYFMTFEGKFRGNDEGIRQSLLTHSGVAFGPGAMDAEESEHHGHSETPHESPLTMALPLLILAVPSTAIGFLGRPWENYFEEFVYAPGETATQAMEMATHFDRTEFLIMAGNSVGIALIGITIASLMYLQKKIDPSAIAKQIPTLYKLSLNKWYFDDIYHNVFVLGCRRLARQIMEVDARVVDGAVNLTGLAAVLSGEGLKYFENGRAQFYALIIFAAVLGFVVVFGVAS, via the coding sequence ATGGAACCCCTCTATCAATATGCTTGGCTGATTCCTGTTTTGCCCTTGTTGGGGGCAATGTTGGTAGGAATTGGACTTATTTCTTTTAATAAGGCAACTAACAATCTCCGTCAGATTGTTGCCGTTTTTATTGTCTCTATTCTCGGTGCGGCAATGGTATTATCCTTTGCCTTGCTTTGGAGTCAGATTCACGGACACGAAGTTTACACCCGTACTATTGAATGGGCAGCAGCAGGGGATTTTCACCTGTCAATGGGTTACACTATCGACCATCTAACTACTGTGATGCTGGCGATCGTCACTACAGTAGCTTTTTTGGTGATGATCTATACTGATGGCTACATGGCGCACGATGATGGTTATGTACGCTTTTATGCCTATTTAAGCATTTTTAGTTCTTCAATGTTGGGTTTGGTAATCAGCCCCAACTTGGTACAAATATATATCTTTTGGGAACTGGTAGGGATGTGTTCCTACCTGCTAATTGGCTTTTGGTACGATCGCAAAGCTGCTGCCGATGCCTGTCAGAAAGCTTTTGTCACCAACCGTGTCGGTGACTTTGGTTTGTTGCTAGGGATGCTAGGTTTGTATTGGGCGACTGGCAGTTTTGAATTTGAAGTCATGGGCGATCGCCTGAGCGAATTAGTTGCCTCTGGTGCTTTAAGTGCTGGTTTGGCTACTCTGTTTGCAATTTTGGTCTTTTTAGGTCCCGTTGCTAAATCGGCGCAGTTTCCCCTCCACGTTTGGCTACCAGACGCAATGGAAGGTCCTACACCAATTTCTGCATTGATCCACGCAGCAACGATGGTAGCGGCTGGTGTATTTTTGATTGCGCGGATGTATCCCGTATTTGAAAATGTTCCTTTGGCAATGACCACTATTGCCTGGACGGGAGCGTTTACCGCTTTCTTGGGTGCGAGTATTGCCATGACGCAAAACGATATTAAAAAAGGTCTGGCTTATTCGACAATTTCCCAGCTTGGCTACATGGTAATGGCAATGGGTATTGGTTCCTATACCGCTGGTTTATTCCACCTAATGACCCACGCTTATTTTAAAGCGATGCTGTTTCTCTGTTCGGGTTCGGTGATTCACGGTATGGAAGATGTAGTTGGTCATAATCCAGACTTGGCGCAGGATATGCGAATGATGGGCGGCTTAAGAAAATACATGCCGATTACCGCAGGTACTTTCTTTGTGGGAAATCTAGCAATTTGCGGTATTCCTCCCTTTGCTGGATTTTGGTCGAAAGACGAAATACTCGGACAGGCATTTGAAGCTAACCCCGCTCTTTGGTTTATTGGCTGGGCAACTGCTGGTATAACGGCATTTTATATGTTTCGCATGTATTTTATGACTTTTGAAGGTAAGTTTCGCGGCAATGATGAAGGTATCCGTCAGAGTTTGCTAACTCACTCTGGGGTTGCTTTTGGTCCTGGAGCAATGGATGCTGAAGAAAGCGAGCATCACGGACATAGCGAAACTCCTCACGAGTCGCCATTGACTATGGCTCTACCATTGTTAATCTTAGCCGTACCTTCTACCGCTATTGGTTTTCTGGGTCGTCCCTGGGAAAATTACTTTGAAGAGTTTGTGTATGCCCCTGGCGAAACCGCAACTCAAGCTATGGAAATGGCAACCCATTTCGATCGCACCGAGTTTTTAATTATGGCTGGTAATTCGGTAGGGATTGCTCTAATTGGCATTACTATCGCCTCTTTAATGTATCTACAGAAAAAAATCGATCCTTCGGCGATCGCCAAACAAATTCCTACCCTTTACAAACTATCCCTTAACAAGTGGTACTTCGACGACATTTACCATAACGTCTTCGTTCTTGGCTGTCGCCGTCTGGCAAGACAAATTATGGAAGTAGATGCTCGCGTTGTCGATGGTGCGGTAAATCTAACGGGACTGGCAGCCGTTCTTAGTGGTGAAGGCTTGAAGTATTTTGAAAACGGACGCGCCCAATTCTACGCCTTAATTATCTTTGCGGCGGTTTTGGGTTTTGTAGTAGTTTTCGGAGTCGCTTCTTAA
- a CDS encoding thiol-disulfide oxidoreductase DCC family protein: MKYHVIYDGKCNLCSTFAQLLEKYDRGDIFDYIPMQDKETLAEFNITPEDCEAGMILIDGDRPQQRWQGSAAAEEIARLLPMGEAFIAAYRAIPGMKWLGDLSYEQIRDNRYSWFGKREDTYKTGYPFGCGQGSNK; the protein is encoded by the coding sequence ATGAAATATCACGTTATTTATGACGGCAAGTGCAATCTTTGCAGCACTTTTGCTCAATTACTAGAAAAATACGATCGCGGCGATATTTTTGACTATATCCCTATGCAGGATAAAGAAACTCTAGCTGAGTTTAATATTACCCCCGAAGATTGCGAAGCAGGAATGATTTTGATCGATGGCGATCGCCCGCAGCAAAGATGGCAGGGTAGCGCAGCCGCAGAAGAAATTGCCCGTTTGTTGCCTATGGGAGAAGCTTTTATTGCGGCATATCGTGCCATACCAGGAATGAAATGGCTCGGAGATCTTAGCTACGAACAAATCAGAGACAATCGCTATAGCTGGTTTGGCAAACGGGAAGATACATATAAGACAGGCTATCCGTTTGGTTGTGGGCAAGGGAGTAATAAGTAG
- a CDS encoding DUF2281 domain-containing protein, with protein MTIRKTAISKLQQLPEPLLQQVSDFIDFLTHKHQQSAVTSERQNNFSETWTQWFESVDCLQVKPAKSVRATSFE; from the coding sequence ATGACCATTCGCAAAACGGCTATTTCTAAGTTACAGCAGTTACCCGAGCCGCTATTACAGCAAGTTAGTGATTTTATTGACTTTTTAACCCATAAGCATCAGCAAAGTGCTGTGACTAGCGAGCGTCAAAATAATTTCTCTGAAACATGGACACAATGGTTTGAATCAGTGGACTGCCTGCAAGTTAAACCAGCTAAATCAGTTAGGGCAACTTCTTTTGAATAA
- a CDS encoding SMI1/KNR4 family protein, protein MLTSLEVTGGDVLPCEKEIQMLEETVNFTLPAGFKEYCSVFGAGVLGNEFRVYCPCQLDDRFDLLSHANWQLDAFKDAVKHEIEHGSKGYPALDLEQMLWLQDILNNSFPFADNGCAEMFVWHLASFNEKDSSYDIYRIPLDALEESGFVGRDLYKFISEFIYETKINEILPKDNQYQKLDKTFYRVTGNE, encoded by the coding sequence TTGCTTACTTCTCTCGAAGTTACAGGCGGTGATGTATTACCTTGTGAAAAGGAAATTCAGATGCTTGAAGAAACTGTCAATTTTACTTTGCCTGCTGGATTCAAAGAATATTGTTCGGTCTTTGGTGCTGGTGTACTTGGTAATGAATTCCGTGTCTATTGTCCATGCCAATTGGACGATCGCTTTGATTTACTGAGTCATGCTAATTGGCAGCTTGATGCTTTTAAGGATGCAGTTAAGCATGAAATAGAACATGGAAGTAAAGGATATCCAGCTTTAGATCTAGAACAAATGCTATGGTTGCAGGACATACTAAACAATAGCTTCCCATTTGCCGATAATGGTTGTGCCGAAATGTTTGTCTGGCATCTGGCTTCTTTCAATGAGAAAGACAGTAGCTACGACATTTATCGGATACCACTTGATGCGTTAGAAGAATCAGGTTTTGTTGGGCGCGATCTATACAAATTTATATCGGAGTTTATCTATGAAACAAAAATCAACGAAATTTTACCAAAAGACAATCAATACCAAAAATTGGATAAGACATTTTACCGAGTAACAGGGAATGAGTGA
- a CDS encoding DUF433 domain-containing protein — protein MSELLKRITINPKQCGGRPCIRGMRIRVSDVLDLFAVGLSAEQILEEMPDLEASDLKASLLYASRKLNHPMLVA, from the coding sequence GTGTCAGAACTACTTAAAAGAATCACTATTAATCCAAAACAATGTGGTGGTCGTCCCTGTATTCGAGGGATGAGAATTCGAGTATCAGATGTTTTAGATTTGTTTGCGGTTGGGCTAAGTGCCGAGCAGATTTTAGAAGAAATGCCCGATCTTGAAGCAAGCGATTTAAAAGCATCCCTTCTATATGCTTCGCGTAAGCTCAATCACCCGATGTTGGTGGCATGA
- a CDS encoding DUF5615 family PIN-like protein, which produces MRIWVDAQLSPAIAAWISSTFEVTALALRDVGLRDAEDSEIFEAAKTQSVIFMTKDNDFVDLVGRFGSPPQIIWLTCGNTSNARLREILSATLPKALELLRSGEVLVEISGD; this is translated from the coding sequence ATGAGGATTTGGGTCGATGCCCAGTTGTCCCCTGCAATTGCAGCTTGGATTAGCAGCACTTTTGAAGTAACAGCATTAGCTTTACGAGATGTTGGTTTGAGAGATGCTGAAGATTCTGAAATTTTTGAAGCAGCAAAGACACAAAGCGTTATTTTCATGACTAAAGATAATGATTTTGTCGATCTAGTCGGTCGTTTTGGCTCACCACCGCAAATTATTTGGTTGACTTGCGGTAATACCTCAAATGCTCGGTTGCGAGAAATTTTGAGTGCTACTTTGCCAAAAGCATTAGAGCTTTTACGATCTGGTGAAGTTTTAGTTGAAATTAGCGGAGACTAG
- the gltX gene encoding glutamate--tRNA ligase produces the protein MAVRVRIAPSPTGNLHIGTARTAVFNWLFARRNEGTFVLRIEDTDKARSRDEYTENIKSGLSWLGLNWDEGPIFQTQRLDKYQQAVQTLIDKGLAYYCYCSAQELDEMRETQKAKGLAPGYDNRHRNLTEEEIETFEAEGRKPVIRFIIDEARTIVWEDKVRDKVVWKGGDLGGDMVIARAAENDNEPFGQALYNLAVVVDDIDMQITHVIRGEDHIANTAKQILLYEALEASVPEFAHTPLILNEEGRKLSKRDNVTSIDEFRKLGFLPEAMVNYMTLLGWTFPDSTKEIFTLDEAAKEFDLDRINKAGAKFDWNKLDWINTQYLHQMPVDRLIDLLIPYWQDAGFEVDKYDRTWLESLTAMTAPTLTRLTDVIKETKIFFTDSVEYGAEAIELLRQEKVAEVLKEVIAAIAENTQLEETEAKDIIKQVTKSQKVKKGLVMRSLRAGLTGELHGPDLTQSWLLLNHRGLDKPRLQQALEKI, from the coding sequence GTGGCTGTTAGAGTAAGAATTGCACCTTCCCCGACAGGAAATTTGCATATCGGTACGGCGAGGACGGCGGTGTTTAACTGGCTGTTTGCCCGTCGTAACGAAGGTACTTTTGTTCTAAGAATTGAAGATACCGACAAGGCGCGATCGCGCGATGAATATACCGAGAATATTAAATCGGGATTGTCTTGGTTGGGTTTGAATTGGGATGAAGGACCGATTTTTCAAACTCAAAGATTAGACAAATATCAACAGGCGGTACAAACTTTAATCGATAAAGGTTTGGCTTATTATTGCTATTGTTCTGCCCAAGAACTGGACGAGATGCGCGAAACTCAAAAAGCTAAGGGACTTGCTCCAGGTTACGATAACCGTCACCGCAATCTAACCGAAGAAGAAATAGAGACGTTTGAAGCCGAAGGGCGTAAACCCGTAATTCGTTTTATTATTGACGAAGCCCGTACTATTGTCTGGGAAGATAAGGTTAGAGATAAAGTAGTTTGGAAAGGCGGCGACTTAGGCGGCGATATGGTTATCGCTCGTGCTGCGGAGAATGATAACGAACCTTTCGGACAGGCTTTATACAATCTGGCGGTAGTTGTAGACGATATCGATATGCAAATTACCCACGTCATTCGCGGAGAAGACCATATTGCCAATACTGCCAAACAAATATTGCTCTACGAAGCTTTAGAAGCATCAGTACCAGAATTTGCTCATACGCCTTTGATTTTGAATGAAGAAGGGCGCAAGCTTTCCAAACGAGATAATGTAACTTCTATCGACGAGTTTCGCAAATTGGGATTTTTACCAGAAGCTATGGTCAACTACATGACCTTATTGGGTTGGACTTTTCCCGATTCTACCAAAGAAATTTTTACCCTCGACGAAGCCGCTAAAGAGTTCGATCTCGATCGCATTAATAAAGCAGGAGCAAAGTTTGACTGGAATAAACTAGATTGGATTAATACTCAATATCTCCATCAGATGCCTGTAGATCGGTTAATCGATTTACTCATACCTTATTGGCAAGATGCAGGTTTTGAAGTTGATAAATACGATCGCACCTGGTTAGAAAGCCTAACGGCAATGACTGCACCTACCCTAACTCGTCTGACCGACGTAATTAAAGAAACCAAAATCTTTTTTACCGACTCTGTAGAGTATGGCGCAGAAGCAATAGAGTTATTGCGTCAAGAAAAAGTAGCCGAAGTACTTAAAGAAGTGATAGCAGCGATCGCTGAAAATACTCAACTAGAAGAAACTGAGGCTAAAGACATAATCAAACAGGTAACTAAAAGCCAAAAAGTCAAAAAAGGTCTGGTAATGCGATCGCTGAGGGCAGGTTTAACAGGAGAACTACACGGACCCGATCTTACTCAGTCTTGGCTGCTGCTCAATCATAGAGGTTTGGATAAGCCTCGCTTACAACAAGCTTTAGAGAAAATTTAA
- a CDS encoding nuclear transport factor 2 family protein: MSDPADKEAVLAANQAFYDAFSSRDLSSMNQLWWQGSTSLCVHPGGSALEGWEEIQSSWKGIFRHTDAFEIDIEVIKVEIDRSVAYVIVREMVLQSSQGRKVKAPSIATNLFQKMAQKWYLVHHHGSPIMR, translated from the coding sequence ATGAGCGATCCAGCAGATAAAGAAGCAGTACTAGCAGCTAATCAAGCCTTTTATGATGCCTTCTCCAGTAGGGATCTTAGTAGTATGAACCAATTATGGTGGCAAGGCTCTACTAGTTTGTGCGTTCATCCAGGCGGCAGCGCATTAGAAGGTTGGGAGGAAATTCAATCTTCCTGGAAAGGAATTTTTCGCCATACTGATGCTTTTGAAATCGACATAGAAGTGATTAAAGTAGAAATCGATCGCTCTGTTGCCTACGTAATCGTCAGAGAAATGGTGTTGCAGTCAAGCCAAGGTAGAAAAGTAAAAGCACCATCAATTGCCACTAATCTTTTTCAAAAAATGGCTCAAAAATGGTACTTAGTTCACCATCATGGTAGTCCGATTATGCGCTAG
- a CDS encoding peroxiredoxin family protein — protein sequence MTGNTGLFNRRFANNFVPLPPRQVPEIGAIAPDFSLPQVKGDDKVELSDYKGKPIVLAFTRIFTEKLFCPFCYPHIQDLKERYQEISDRGAELLMISSTDPVQSQVVVEQLSLPYPFLYDPDCTVFRRYGLGQALGAPLPGQFILDVEGKIVFRHLFSFTDSNAETDTILKELDKLANK from the coding sequence GTGACTGGAAATACAGGACTGTTCAACCGCCGATTTGCTAATAATTTTGTTCCCCTACCGCCTCGGCAGGTACCAGAAATAGGCGCGATCGCACCAGATTTTAGTTTGCCTCAAGTTAAAGGAGATGACAAAGTAGAGCTTTCAGACTATAAAGGTAAACCTATAGTGCTGGCATTTACTCGCATTTTTACCGAAAAGCTGTTTTGTCCTTTTTGCTATCCCCATATACAAGACTTAAAAGAACGATATCAAGAGATAAGCGATCGCGGCGCAGAGTTACTGATGATTTCCAGTACCGATCCCGTACAGAGTCAAGTGGTTGTCGAGCAACTCAGCTTACCATATCCATTCTTATACGATCCCGACTGCACTGTCTTTCGTCGTTATGGTCTGGGACAAGCTTTAGGCGCACCTTTACCAGGACAGTTTATTCTAGATGTAGAAGGAAAAATTGTATTTCGTCATTTGTTTTCGTTCACAGACAGCAATGCAGAGACAGATACAATTT